The Rhodobacter sp. genome segment GCTGTTGCCCCGCGACATTGCCGACGAGCGCCCCGCCATTCTGGAGATCCGCCCCGGCACCGGCGGCGAGGAGGCGGCGCTGTTCGCGGCCGATCTGCTGCGCATGTATCAGCGCTATGCCGATGCCCGGGGCTGGCGTTGCGAGATGATTGCCGAGACCGCGACCGAGCTGGGTGGCCTGCGCGAAGCGGTGATGCGGATCGTCGGCGACGGGGTCTTTGCGCGACTCAAGTTCGAATCGGGGGTGCACCGGGTGCAGCGCGTGCCGGTGACGGAATCGGGTGGGCGGATCCACACCTCGGCCGCGACGGTCGCGGTTCTGCCCGAGGCCAGCGAGGTTGACATCGCCATTCCCGACGCCGACCTCAGGATCGACACGATGCGGGCCTCGGGCGCCGGCGGGCAGCATGTGAACACCACCGATTCCGCGGTGCGGATCACCCACCTGCCCAGCGGCATCGTCGTCACCTCGTCCGAGAAGTCGCAGCATCAGAACCGCCGTCTGGCGATGGAGGTCCTGCGCGCGCGGCTCTTCGATCTGGAGCGTCGCAAGCAGGCCGAGGCCCGCGCCGCCGACCGGCGCGCGCAGGTCGGCACCGGCGACCGATCGGAACGCATCCGCACCTACAACTTTCCGCAAGGCCGCCTGACGGATCACCGCATCAACCTGACGCTCTACGCTCTGGCGCAGATCGTCGCGGGCGATCTGGACCCCGTGATCGACCCGCTGATCGCCCAGAATCAGGCCGAACGACTGGCCGAGCTGGACGCATGAGCGCCGAGGACGCCTTGCGCGCGGGCCTGGTGCGGCTGCGCGCGGCGGGCGTGCCCGATCCCGCGCGCGATGCCCGGCTGCTGCTGGCCCATGCGCTGGGCATCGCCGCGGATCGGCTGGTGCTGCATCTGCGCGATCCCCTGCCCGAGGGCGCCATGGCCCGGTTCGCGGCGGCGCTGGACCAGCGCGTCGCGCGCCGTCCGGTCAGCCAGATCACCGGGCGGCGGGCGTTCTGGGGCCGAGAGTTTCGCGTCACGCCGGACGTTCTGGACCCCCGGCCCGAGACCGAGACCCTGATCGCCGAGGCGCTGGCGCAGCCCTTTCATCGGGTGCTGGACCTGGGCACCGGATCGGGCGCGATCGTGCTGACGTTGCTGGCCGAACGCCCGGGCGCGCGCGGCCTGGGCACCGACCTGTCGGCCGATGCGCTGGCTGTGGCGCGGCAGAACGCCGAGGCGCTGGGCGTGGAGCGCGTGGATTTCCAGCGCGCCGACTGGTTCGCCGGAATCGACGGGTGCTTTGACCTGATCGTCTCGAACCCGCCCTACATCGCCGAGGCCGAAATGGCCGATCTGTCGCCCGAGGTCCGCCACGAGCCGCGCATGGCCCTGACCCCCGGCGGCGACGGGTTGGCGGCCTATCGCGCCATCGTGTCCGGGGCGCGGGCGCATCTGGTTCCGGGCGGGCGGCTGATGGTGGAAATCGGCTGGACCCAGGCGGCCCCGGTCCGCGCCCTGATGGCCGAGGCCGGCTTGATCGCCCTGCGCACCAGCACCGATCTGGACGGCCGCGACCGGGTGATAGCGGCAACGGCCCCTTGACCTGCGCCCAATCCGACACATTTTCACGAAATGACACGGTTTTTTGCGGCTTCATTGCCGTTTTCATCTTGTCTGAACTTCGGCGGCGTGTTTAGTCGCTCACGTGCCGGGGGTGGTCGACCGCTTCTCTGACCGCGCCGCACGCCAATCCGAATTGACCTGACCCTGAACGCGCCCTCTTGGCGGACCATGGGTCAAACGTCCCGACTCAAGGCCGGAACCCGCCCTTATGAGACAATCGAACAAACGTTCGCGTTCAAAGAACAACCGTCCGCGCTCGCTCGGCAATATCGTCAACCGGGTTTTCGACAGCTCGGGCCCCGAGGGCAAGGTGCGCGGCACCCCCCAGCAGATCATCGACAAATACACTTTGCTGGCGCGCGATGCGCAGTTGTCGGGCGACCGGGTCGCGGCTGAGAACTTTCAGCAGCACGCCGAACATTACACCCGCATGTTGAACGAGGCGCAGGTCGAACTCGCGCGTGAGGCCGAGCAGCGCCGCGATCAACAGGGCGGCCAGAACAACGGCCAGAACAACGGCCAACAGGGCGGTCAGACCTACGCCCCGCAAAACGGCGGCCCGCAGGGCAACCGCCGCGACGATGGGGCCGAGGGCGGCGACGGCGAGGGTCCGTCGCAGGGCCGTCAGGACTGGAAGGATCGTCGCAACAAGCGCAACGACGACCGCCGCAACCGGCGCGAACAGGGCGACCCGCGCGACGAGGCCCCCGGCGACAGCCAGGCCGAGGGCGAGACGATGCTGGTGGAAACGCCCGAGACGCGCGGCGACAGCCAACCCGCCGCCCCCCGGGCACCGGCCGAGACGCCCGCCCCGGCACCGGCCCCCGCCGCATCCCCCGCGCCCGAGGCCACCGCCGAGGACGCCGCGAAGCCGCGCAAGCGCA includes the following:
- the prfA gene encoding peptide chain release factor 1; the protein is MLPRDTLDQILRRFEYLEAQMNAGAEPAKLADLARDYQGLKPVVQAIHDWRGAQAQRAEAEALLADPEMRALAQDEIAALDAALPVLEAQLKLALLPRDIADERPAILEIRPGTGGEEAALFAADLLRMYQRYADARGWRCEMIAETATELGGLREAVMRIVGDGVFARLKFESGVHRVQRVPVTESGGRIHTSAATVAVLPEASEVDIAIPDADLRIDTMRASGAGGQHVNTTDSAVRITHLPSGIVVTSSEKSQHQNRRLAMEVLRARLFDLERRKQAEARAADRRAQVGTGDRSERIRTYNFPQGRLTDHRINLTLYALAQIVAGDLDPVIDPLIAQNQAERLAELDA
- the prmC gene encoding peptide chain release factor N(5)-glutamine methyltransferase, with translation MSAEDALRAGLVRLRAAGVPDPARDARLLLAHALGIAADRLVLHLRDPLPEGAMARFAAALDQRVARRPVSQITGRRAFWGREFRVTPDVLDPRPETETLIAEALAQPFHRVLDLGTGSGAIVLTLLAERPGARGLGTDLSADALAVARQNAEALGVERVDFQRADWFAGIDGCFDLIVSNPPYIAEAEMADLSPEVRHEPRMALTPGGDGLAAYRAIVSGARAHLVPGGRLMVEIGWTQAAPVRALMAEAGLIALRTSTDLDGRDRVIAATAP
- a CDS encoding DUF4167 domain-containing protein yields the protein MRQSNKRSRSKNNRPRSLGNIVNRVFDSSGPEGKVRGTPQQIIDKYTLLARDAQLSGDRVAAENFQQHAEHYTRMLNEAQVELAREAEQRRDQQGGQNNGQNNGQQGGQTYAPQNGGPQGNRRDDGAEGGDGEGPSQGRQDWKDRRNKRNDDRRNRREQGDPRDEAPGDSQAEGETMLVETPETRGDSQPAAPRAPAETPAPAPAPAASPAPEATAEDAAKPRKRTRKPKAEAGETPAKPAPSDAAE